The sequence CGGACGTCGTAGACGCCGACCAGAAAGCCGACGAGCGCGCCGCTCGTCGTCCCGCCGACGAAGACGACCCCCCAGTTGCTCAGGACGATTCCCTCGGAGAGCTGATACAGCATCATCAGCGCGACGATACCGCAGGTGACGACGACGCCGGTGACGCACCAGAACCCGATTTTGGCGACGTTCGAGTCGTCGAGTTCCTGACGGGTGAGCCAGACCCCGCAGAGAAACAGGATGAGCGCGACGCAGAAGGGGATGAACGTGCCGAAGATGAACGTCGCCGCGGAGGTCGTCCCGCGGAGACCGTGGACCGCGTACACCGCCGCTGTAGCGACTGCGAGCCCGAAAACTGCGAGATATCCCAGAGTGCGTCCGACAGATTTCATATGGAGAGAGATATGATACATGAGAGAGAAAGTCACTCTGCAATAAGTTTTGTTATGAGAGTATCACGTCGTCGCGTCCCGCGGTTGTCGGGTGGTCGGCTCCGGACATCGTCCACCTTATGCCGTCGAAAACGGAACTGGTGGGTATGGAACTGACGACGCGCGGCCGCTACCGGGTGTTCGGACGCCCGCGCGACCCCGACGAACTGCTCTTAGTCGCGTTGGACGACGACTCGTTCGACCCGACGTACGTCCGGACCGACGGCTACGAGGGCGACCTCGCCGACGACGTCTCGGCGCTTCGACCCGGCTACGTCGTGGAGGCCACGTTAGCGTGGGACGACGACGGAACGCCCGCGTTCGAGGCGGTCACCGTCGAACGCCGGAGCCGTCTGGAGTTCGTCGATGACGTCACGGGGCTGTTCGAGGCGGCCCGCGAGACCTGGAACGAAGCCGTCGCCGCCGGGGAGGGGATGAACTCCCGCGTGACGCGCGACACCGACGGCCGACCCAACGGCGCGCTCTACGTGTTCGCCGAACAGCCGGGCGCGCGCGACCTGTTCGACGAGTTCCGAAGCGGTGTGCTCCCGCTGGACCCG is a genomic window of Haloprofundus halophilus containing:
- a CDS encoding DUF6663 family protein, encoding MELTTRGRYRVFGRPRDPDELLLVALDDDSFDPTYVRTDGYEGDLADDVSALRPGYVVEATLAWDDDGTPAFEAVTVERRSRLEFVDDVTGLFEAARETWNEAVAAGEGMNSRVTRDTDGRPNGALYVFAEQPGARDLFDEFRSGVLPLDPLVERVNDERDDAPRELFVMRPADGQFVVVYIVFEKEGMLANTVRETYDRPRE